From Paenibacillus thermoaerophilus, a single genomic window includes:
- a CDS encoding ABC transporter permease, translating to MLYELFAMAFKTVVGKPMRTLLTMLGVIIGVGSVVTLVSIGNGTTAQIEAQYDSLGTNLLVVNLMGSGRATQLDYDELMELEGLPEIGRLAPTINKSGATVKYDRTSETATVIGTNDRYLDVMKAEIDKGRFLAPADNEFRNPVAVLGSEIAKTYFGTLDPVGESIRIDGVVYEVIGVLKPKGSNIAGSSVDQAIIAPLESVRRVFKLGNIRTTYIEAETKEAIPVAEETIKQYLTYKFKSSNGFQVMNQEELIESRTAAVHSLTRQLISVAAISLVVGGIGIMNIMLVTVTERTKEIGLRKSIGAKRRHILAQFLIESSVLSGLGGVVGLLVGIAASLLWPVINPNQPTELSLQVGLYALAFSVLVGIVFGLYPANKASRLKPIDALRFD from the coding sequence ATGCTGTACGAGCTGTTTGCGATGGCGTTCAAGACGGTGGTCGGCAAGCCGATGCGCACCTTGCTCACGATGCTCGGCGTCATTATCGGCGTCGGCTCCGTCGTGACGCTTGTCTCCATCGGCAACGGCACGACTGCGCAGATCGAAGCGCAATACGACAGTCTCGGGACGAATCTGCTGGTCGTCAACCTGATGGGCAGCGGGCGCGCGACCCAGCTCGATTACGACGAGCTGATGGAGCTGGAGGGATTGCCGGAGATCGGGCGTTTGGCGCCGACGATCAACAAGAGCGGGGCGACGGTCAAATACGATCGCACCAGCGAGACGGCGACCGTCATCGGCACGAACGACCGCTATCTCGACGTCATGAAGGCGGAGATCGACAAAGGCCGGTTTCTCGCTCCCGCGGACAACGAATTCCGAAATCCCGTGGCGGTGCTGGGCAGCGAGATCGCCAAGACGTATTTCGGCACGCTCGACCCGGTCGGCGAATCGATCAGAATCGACGGCGTCGTCTACGAGGTGATCGGCGTGCTGAAGCCAAAAGGCTCGAACATCGCCGGAAGCTCGGTCGACCAGGCGATTATCGCGCCGCTGGAATCGGTCCGCCGGGTGTTTAAGCTGGGCAATATCCGCACCACTTATATAGAAGCGGAGACCAAAGAAGCGATTCCGGTGGCCGAGGAGACCATCAAGCAGTACCTCACGTACAAGTTCAAAAGCAGCAACGGCTTCCAGGTGATGAACCAGGAGGAACTGATCGAATCGCGGACGGCGGCCGTCCATTCGCTGACCCGGCAACTGATCAGCGTCGCGGCGATCTCGCTGGTCGTCGGGGGCATCGGCATCATGAACATTATGCTGGTCACCGTCACCGAGCGGACGAAGGAGATCGGGCTGCGCAAGTCGATCGGAGCGAAGCGCCGCCATATTCTCGCGCAGTTTCTGATCGAATCGTCCGTGCTCAGCGGTCTGGGAGGCGTCGTCGGCTTGCTGGTCGGCATTGCCGCTTCGCTGCTCTGGCCCGTCATCAACCCCAACCAGCCTACGGAGCTGTCGCTCCAGGTCGGGCTGTACGCCCTGGCGTTTTCCGTGCTGGTCGGGATCGTATTCGGCCTGTATCCGGCCAATAAAGCGTCCCGGCTCAAGCCGATCGATGCGCTGCGTTTCGATTAA
- a CDS encoding ABC transporter ATP-binding protein — protein MIELTDICKEYGSGAERQQILKGITLSVGAGEFVAVVGPSGSGKSTLMNIIGLLDVPTSGTYVLDGVSTANLNDNQLAELRNRKIGFIFQQFNLLPGLTAIENVELPLLYAGMSRKERRERAAAVLEAVGMGHRMFHRPNQLSGGQQQRVAISRALAGSPALLLADEPTGALDSRTGAEVLELMIQLNEQGHTIVLITHDPEIAERSRRIVHIRDGEIVEDRASRGAAPPPKKEVPV, from the coding sequence ATGATCGAGCTCACTGACATTTGCAAGGAATACGGAAGCGGGGCCGAACGTCAACAAATTTTGAAGGGGATCACCCTGAGCGTCGGGGCCGGAGAATTCGTCGCGGTCGTCGGCCCCAGCGGTTCCGGCAAATCCACGCTCATGAACATCATCGGCCTGCTCGACGTGCCCACCTCCGGGACGTATGTGCTGGACGGCGTCTCGACGGCGAACCTGAACGACAACCAGCTCGCGGAGCTGCGCAACCGCAAGATCGGCTTTATTTTCCAACAGTTCAACCTGCTCCCCGGATTAACCGCGATCGAGAACGTGGAGCTGCCGCTGCTGTACGCGGGCATGAGCCGCAAGGAGCGGCGCGAACGCGCCGCGGCCGTGCTCGAAGCCGTCGGCATGGGGCACCGGATGTTCCACCGGCCGAATCAGCTATCCGGCGGCCAGCAGCAGCGCGTGGCCATCTCGCGGGCGCTTGCCGGATCGCCGGCTCTCCTGCTCGCGGACGAGCCGACGGGAGCGCTCGATTCCAGGACGGGAGCCGAGGTGCTGGAGCTGATGATCCAACTGAACGAGCAAGGCCATACGATCGTGCTGATCACGCACGACCCGGAGATTGCCGAGCGCTCCAGGCGCATCGTCCATATCCGCGACGGGGAGATCGTGGAGGACCGGGCGAGCCGGGGGGCGGCGCCGCCTCCGAAGAAGGAGGTGCCCGTCTGA
- a CDS encoding efflux RND transporter periplasmic adaptor subunit — protein MKVLRSKKWPALTLAAVLAAGGSTTYYVLAAGKETKTEEVQYTEYKVARGNIRTSISGTSQFQAQSVQDITIPADGTIKTMNLTRSMAVKKGDILLEIANPTLEANLKNAEAQLSKLERELADLQAQQGSMTIKAPISGTITFANNIDTGSSVNKQTKIGSVADASTVTVKLPVLLEEASQLAAGDTVELDVTGYLLTRTGTIRDIGSQPKAAANGARVLEITVAAENDGSLAAGMDVTGKISKNGVEIVSQASGKLEVAQTVSVFSKASGTIEQLLFKNGDRVEAGQTIAKLANPTLADEILAKQADVERQRAAVEEQRAKLAELTVTAPFDGVFSSDFADQKKNVLASYPVGAKATAGTTLGAVASENSLTLAIQVDELDMPQVKQGLKAVVTVEALPGRVFEGEVTQVSTVGVTTNGVTYYDAMLTVQNSQTNELKYGMTATAEVLIQDKQNVLVVPIEALQSQRGNRFVSIKKADGTIEEQHPVKIGQRSKTMVEITEGLSEGDIVVIPQRRTAQNLSQQQINQLRQQFGGGAGGAVQISPEMIQQFQQQRQQGGGGGGTGGFQGGAGSGRSGGGSGSGAGGSGSGAGAGAARGGGQ, from the coding sequence ATGAAGGTGTTACGCAGCAAAAAATGGCCGGCGCTGACGCTTGCGGCCGTGCTGGCGGCCGGAGGCTCGACGACATACTACGTGCTGGCGGCGGGCAAGGAGACGAAGACCGAGGAGGTCCAATACACGGAATACAAGGTGGCCCGAGGCAATATCCGCACGTCCATCAGCGGGACTTCCCAGTTCCAGGCGCAGAGCGTGCAGGACATTACGATTCCGGCCGACGGCACGATCAAGACGATGAACTTGACGCGCAGCATGGCGGTGAAGAAAGGAGACATCCTGCTGGAGATCGCCAATCCGACGCTGGAGGCGAACTTGAAAAACGCGGAAGCGCAGCTCTCCAAGCTGGAGCGGGAGCTTGCCGACCTGCAGGCGCAGCAGGGCAGCATGACGATCAAAGCCCCGATCTCGGGCACGATTACATTCGCCAACAATATCGATACGGGTTCGAGCGTGAACAAGCAGACCAAGATCGGCTCCGTCGCCGACGCCTCGACCGTCACGGTCAAACTGCCTGTTCTGCTGGAGGAAGCGTCGCAACTGGCCGCGGGCGACACGGTCGAGCTGGATGTAACCGGCTATCTGCTGACGCGGACGGGCACGATTCGCGATATCGGCAGCCAACCGAAAGCTGCGGCCAACGGGGCGCGCGTGCTGGAGATCACGGTGGCCGCCGAAAATGACGGCTCGCTTGCGGCCGGCATGGACGTGACGGGTAAGATCTCCAAAAACGGCGTCGAGATCGTCTCCCAAGCGAGCGGCAAGCTGGAGGTGGCGCAGACGGTCTCCGTCTTCTCCAAGGCGTCCGGCACGATCGAGCAACTGCTGTTCAAAAACGGCGACCGCGTCGAGGCCGGACAGACGATCGCAAAGCTCGCGAATCCGACGCTGGCCGACGAGATATTGGCGAAGCAAGCCGACGTGGAACGCCAGAGAGCCGCGGTCGAGGAGCAGCGTGCCAAGCTGGCCGAGCTGACGGTTACGGCCCCGTTCGACGGCGTGTTTTCCAGCGACTTCGCCGACCAGAAGAAAAACGTGCTGGCTTCTTATCCCGTCGGCGCCAAGGCGACGGCCGGAACGACGCTGGGGGCGGTCGCCAGCGAGAACAGCCTGACGCTTGCGATCCAGGTGGACGAGCTGGATATGCCCCAGGTCAAGCAAGGACTGAAGGCGGTGGTGACGGTCGAAGCGTTGCCGGGACGAGTCTTCGAGGGCGAAGTGACGCAGGTGTCCACCGTCGGCGTGACGACGAACGGGGTCACGTACTACGACGCGATGCTAACCGTCCAGAATTCCCAGACGAACGAGTTGAAATACGGCATGACGGCGACGGCCGAAGTGCTTATCCAGGACAAGCAGAACGTGCTGGTCGTGCCGATCGAAGCGCTGCAGTCGCAGCGGGGCAACCGCTTCGTCTCGATCAAAAAAGCCGACGGCACGATCGAGGAGCAGCACCCCGTCAAAATCGGCCAGCGCAGCAAGACGATGGTGGAGATTACGGAAGGGCTGAGCGAAGGGGATATCGTCGTGATTCCGCAGCGGCGAACGGCGCAGAACCTGTCGCAGCAGCAAATCAACCAGCTCCGGCAGCAGTTCGGCGGCGGGGCGGGGGGCGCCGTCCAAATCTCGCCGGAGATGATCCAGCAGTTCCAGCAGCAGCGCCAGCAAGGCGGCGGTGGCGGCGGAACCGGAGGTTTCCAGGGCGGCGCAGGAAGCGGCAGATCCGGCGGAGGTTCCGGTTCCGGTGCCGGCGGCTCAGGCTCAGGCGCAGGCGCTGGCGCTGCGAGAGGCGGGGGGCAATAA
- a CDS encoding sensor histidine kinase, with translation MTRTLVVRIALVITVVVWGSLAVSTALTSNKFRESVEFRIEDRMRQAGETVLRLLAQAEGSADADIGALLSAAAQLGRNNRYTVYDESGAAIRPAVPQPQAAAGSGDPPAELVERVLGGEHYATDSASAGEVPALVGLPFEWRGHRYALFVQPFLIPQIRDFEFVRNRLVYSFLAISAILVLAASMYLVRPLRKITEATRRLATGDFSVRLNIRQQDELGMLARSINHMADELGKMESVRREFVANVSHDIRTPLTSIRGFTRILLNDSLSPEERRSYLEIIEKESERLSRLSENLLKLASLDARQYPYKPAPVQLDELLRRTVLALEPLWSEKRLQLDLDLPKTVVTADEDALNQVWTNLLDNSIKFTPAGGTVAIRLERSADKVLVTVSDTGIGMTEEDRRQVFQRFFKADSSRRNAGHGGSGLGLAIAAKMVELHGGRLSCESAVGRGTTMTVELPAKPGRAVAAP, from the coding sequence GTGACGCGGACGCTTGTTGTGCGCATCGCGCTGGTCATCACGGTGGTCGTATGGGGCAGCCTGGCGGTGTCGACGGCGCTGACGTCCAACAAGTTCCGCGAATCGGTGGAGTTTCGTATCGAGGACCGGATGCGCCAGGCAGGCGAGACGGTGCTGCGGCTGCTGGCCCAGGCGGAAGGATCGGCCGATGCGGACATCGGAGCGCTGCTGTCGGCGGCCGCCCAGTTGGGCCGCAATAACCGGTATACAGTCTACGACGAGTCGGGGGCGGCGATCCGGCCGGCCGTTCCGCAGCCGCAAGCGGCGGCGGGAAGCGGCGATCCGCCTGCCGAGCTCGTCGAGCGCGTGCTCGGCGGCGAGCATTACGCGACGGATTCGGCTTCCGCCGGCGAAGTTCCCGCGCTGGTCGGCCTTCCCTTCGAATGGCGGGGCCATCGCTACGCGCTGTTCGTGCAACCGTTCCTGATTCCGCAGATTCGCGATTTCGAATTCGTGCGCAACCGTCTGGTGTACAGCTTCCTGGCGATCAGCGCGATTCTCGTGCTGGCGGCGTCGATGTATCTTGTGCGCCCGCTGCGCAAGATCACCGAAGCGACCCGGCGTCTGGCGACGGGCGATTTCAGCGTGAGATTGAACATCCGCCAGCAGGACGAGCTGGGCATGCTGGCGCGGAGCATCAACCATATGGCCGACGAGCTCGGCAAGATGGAGTCGGTGCGGCGGGAATTCGTGGCGAACGTCTCGCACGATATCCGCACGCCGCTGACCTCCATTCGCGGGTTTACGCGAATCCTGCTTAATGACAGCCTGTCGCCCGAGGAGCGCCGGTCGTATCTGGAGATTATCGAGAAGGAGTCGGAGCGGCTGTCCCGGCTGAGCGAAAATCTGCTGAAGCTGGCTTCGCTCGACGCCCGCCAATACCCGTATAAGCCCGCCCCCGTCCAACTGGACGAGTTGCTTCGCCGCACCGTGCTGGCGCTGGAACCGCTCTGGTCCGAGAAGCGGCTGCAGTTGGATCTGGATCTGCCCAAGACGGTGGTGACGGCTGACGAGGATGCGCTCAATCAGGTGTGGACGAACCTGCTGGACAACAGCATCAAGTTCACGCCTGCGGGCGGCACGGTGGCGATTCGGCTGGAGCGTTCGGCCGACAAGGTCCTGGTGACGGTGTCCGACACGGGGATCGGCATGACCGAGGAGGATCGGCGGCAAGTGTTCCAGCGGTTTTTCAAGGCGGATTCGTCCCGCCGGAACGCGGGGCACGGCGGGAGCGGCCTGGGCCTGGCCATCGCCGCGAAGATGGTCGAGCTGCACGGAGGGCGCCTCTCTTGCGAGAGCGCCGTCGGACGAGGCACGACGATGACGGTGGAGCTCCCGGCGAAGCCCGGTCGGGCCGTGGCTGCCCCGTGA
- a CDS encoding response regulator transcription factor has translation MRLLVVDDDPNIRRLMKVCLQEENYAVAEAANGREALDLCLSSPPDLIVLDVMLPEMDGWAFCREAKRIADIPIIMVTARGEMDDKLRGFGAGADDYLVKPFDPRELVVRVKALLRRFRIEHAQTVQVGDVSIDRRAYEVQIGDIAFLLPPKEFELLFKLASYPNRIFTRSQLIEQIWGIDYDGDERTVDVHIKRLRERLEGLSERVAIQTVRGLGYRLEVIA, from the coding sequence ATGAGATTGCTCGTGGTGGACGATGATCCGAATATCCGCCGGTTAATGAAGGTATGCCTGCAGGAAGAAAACTACGCGGTCGCCGAAGCGGCCAACGGACGGGAAGCGCTCGACTTGTGCTTGTCGTCTCCGCCCGACTTGATCGTGCTGGACGTGATGCTTCCCGAGATGGACGGCTGGGCGTTTTGCCGGGAGGCCAAGCGGATCGCCGATATCCCGATTATCATGGTGACCGCCCGCGGCGAGATGGACGACAAATTGCGCGGATTCGGGGCGGGGGCGGACGATTACCTCGTCAAGCCTTTTGATCCGAGGGAACTCGTCGTCCGCGTGAAGGCGCTGCTTCGCCGCTTCCGCATCGAACACGCCCAGACGGTTCAGGTGGGGGATGTGTCCATCGACCGCCGGGCTTACGAGGTGCAGATCGGAGACATCGCCTTTCTGCTGCCGCCGAAGGAGTTCGAGCTGCTGTTCAAGCTGGCCAGCTATCCGAACCGGATATTCACGCGTTCGCAGTTGATCGAGCAAATCTGGGGCATCGACTACGACGGCGACGAGCGGACTGTCGACGTACATATCAAGCGGTTGCGGGAGAGGCTGGAAGGCTTGTCCGAACGCGTCGCGATCCAGACGGTTCGGGGGCTCGGCTACCGGCTGGAGGTGATTGCGTGA
- a CDS encoding peptidoglycan D,D-transpeptidase FtsI family protein, with protein sequence MSRYGKVGGDDPQAEEAARRRQLSFRLNMFFFFTFLLFSVLIVRLAGVQFIEGATLAAEEEQKEHRTISLPPIRGNIYARQETPIADSVSTQSVFYHYDSGRPKEEIIAIADRLSEVLGMAPQDIVAAMDCNYDYEGNLRKPVTPSYMPRRIKSDLTKEQIAYLAWYRDELPGIQVEEESMRRYNEKGIAVQLVGYLRPFNTAKNNPGTRAYYENILHREDYLDKEDVGYDGLELMFQEELRGRNGKKTYPVNAHSQIIGSMEITPPVKGNNLFLTIDEDVQLETERAIEEHLEKIRKSTNKWERAPYATTGYAVAMEVHTGKVRAMVSYPEYNPNDWRGGMKPDVYQATQHLHPNGTIREVYPNYPDQKERNKHPTSLVYLGSTMKPLSVLIGLNEKFFSPNDKYNDLGYYTYGRDNTTVWNSESRAYGPINAQRAISVSSNTFMMAMVSRPLYNKGDAGLELFVNYLKKFGLGVTTGSGLPNEITGTTMESLQREIKASSLQNVLMRATWGQMGRYTTLQLAQYAATLANRGKRMKPLFVEKMTTYDFEPVKTFEPEVLDTIDIPQEYWEVVHQGMLGVNKQGFEGFNIPVAAKTGTSTQMTSAGEVDNAVFIAYAPADKPKLAVAVVIPEGGYGSWGAAPIARKIFEAYDKAIGLYDEKTE encoded by the coding sequence ATGAGCCGGTACGGCAAAGTGGGGGGCGACGACCCTCAGGCCGAAGAGGCGGCGCGCCGCCGCCAACTGTCGTTCCGTTTGAACATGTTTTTCTTCTTTACGTTCCTTCTGTTTTCGGTGCTGATCGTGAGGCTGGCGGGCGTGCAGTTCATCGAAGGCGCGACGCTGGCCGCCGAGGAAGAGCAGAAAGAGCACCGTACGATCTCGCTGCCGCCGATCCGCGGCAACATCTATGCCCGGCAGGAGACGCCGATCGCGGATTCCGTGTCCACCCAATCGGTCTTTTACCATTACGATTCCGGCCGTCCCAAGGAAGAAATCATCGCGATCGCCGACCGGCTGTCCGAAGTGTTGGGCATGGCGCCGCAAGACATCGTGGCCGCCATGGACTGCAACTACGACTACGAAGGAAATTTGCGCAAGCCCGTTACCCCGAGCTACATGCCGCGGCGGATCAAGTCCGATCTCACCAAGGAGCAGATCGCTTATCTCGCCTGGTACCGGGACGAGTTGCCCGGCATTCAGGTCGAGGAGGAAAGCATGCGCCGTTATAACGAGAAGGGCATCGCGGTTCAACTGGTCGGGTATCTGCGTCCCTTCAATACGGCCAAAAACAACCCGGGCACGCGCGCCTATTACGAAAACATCCTGCACCGCGAGGATTATCTGGACAAGGAAGACGTCGGTTACGACGGCCTGGAGCTGATGTTTCAGGAGGAGTTGCGCGGAAGAAACGGCAAAAAGACGTATCCCGTCAACGCGCACTCCCAGATTATCGGCTCGATGGAAATTACGCCTCCCGTCAAGGGCAACAATCTGTTCCTGACGATCGACGAAGACGTGCAGTTGGAGACGGAGCGGGCGATCGAGGAGCATCTGGAGAAAATCCGCAAATCGACGAACAAATGGGAGCGCGCTCCGTACGCCACGACCGGCTACGCGGTGGCGATGGAGGTTCATACCGGCAAAGTGCGCGCCATGGTCAGCTACCCCGAGTACAACCCGAACGACTGGCGGGGCGGGATGAAGCCCGATGTGTACCAGGCGACGCAGCACCTGCATCCGAACGGCACGATCCGCGAGGTTTATCCGAATTATCCGGATCAGAAGGAGCGCAACAAGCACCCGACCTCGCTTGTTTATCTCGGGTCGACCATGAAGCCGCTGTCGGTGCTGATCGGACTGAACGAGAAATTTTTCTCGCCGAACGACAAGTACAACGACCTCGGATACTACACGTACGGCAGAGACAACACGACGGTATGGAACTCCGAGAGCAGAGCGTACGGGCCGATCAACGCCCAGAGGGCGATCTCCGTGTCGTCCAACACGTTTATGATGGCCATGGTCAGCCGTCCGCTCTACAACAAAGGCGATGCCGGTCTCGAATTGTTCGTCAATTATCTGAAAAAATTCGGACTCGGCGTGACGACGGGCAGCGGACTCCCGAACGAAATTACGGGCACGACGATGGAATCGCTGCAGCGCGAGATCAAAGCGTCCAGCTTGCAAAATGTGCTCATGCGCGCCACCTGGGGACAGATGGGCCGTTATACGACGCTGCAGCTCGCTCAATACGCGGCCACGCTCGCCAACCGGGGCAAACGCATGAAGCCGCTGTTCGTCGAGAAAATGACCACCTACGATTTCGAGCCGGTGAAGACGTTCGAGCCGGAAGTGCTCGACACCATCGATATACCCCAGGAGTACTGGGAAGTCGTCCATCAGGGAATGCTGGGCGTCAACAAGCAGGGGTTCGAGGGCTTTAACATCCCGGTGGCGGCCAAGACGGGCACGTCGACGCAGATGACGTCCGCCGGAGAGGTCGACAACGCCGTGTTTATCGCCTACGCGCCGGCCGACAAGCCGAAGCTTGCCGTGGCCGTCGTCATTCCGGAGGGCGGTTACGGAAGCTGGGGCGCCGCGCCGATCGCGCGGAAAATCTTCGAAGCCTACGACAAGGCGATCGGCTTGTACGATGAGAAGACGGAGTAG
- a CDS encoding HAD-IA family hydrolase: MIDTNQTAGRVRKPLAEYRAVFFDVGDTLLTIPNANAVMKTVLDRFDFVRDEEQIGEYFTAAYKQLYYGRSPDEYAACSPETDRAFWVALYRHMLEKLGAMEHTSEEVIHEWCHVLYDVFTAPEHYVVFPDVIETLDELRSRGFRLGVISNFADSLPRILKAKGLAPYFDPMIVSTEVGLEKPDPAIFRLALERSGLPADQVLYVGDHEINDVYAPGLVGIDAVRILRYDYHEGEGIRSLKELFDR, from the coding sequence ATGATCGATACGAACCAAACCGCAGGCCGTGTCCGTAAGCCGTTGGCCGAATACCGGGCGGTCTTTTTTGACGTGGGCGACACCCTGCTGACGATACCGAACGCGAACGCCGTGATGAAGACGGTGCTGGACCGGTTCGATTTTGTCCGGGACGAGGAGCAGATCGGCGAATATTTTACGGCGGCCTACAAGCAGTTGTACTACGGGCGCAGCCCCGACGAATACGCGGCATGCTCCCCGGAGACGGACCGGGCGTTCTGGGTCGCGCTGTACCGCCACATGCTGGAGAAGCTGGGCGCGATGGAACACACGTCGGAGGAGGTCATTCACGAATGGTGCCACGTCCTGTACGATGTGTTCACCGCCCCCGAGCATTACGTCGTGTTTCCGGACGTGATCGAGACGCTCGACGAGCTGCGCTCGCGGGGGTTCCGGCTCGGCGTCATCTCCAACTTCGCCGATTCGCTGCCGCGCATCCTGAAGGCCAAGGGGCTCGCCCCGTATTTCGACCCGATGATCGTGTCGACGGAGGTCGGGCTGGAGAAGCCCGATCCTGCGATATTCCGGCTGGCGCTCGAACGGTCGGGACTGCCGGCGGATCAAGTGCTGTACGTCGGCGATCACGAGATCAACGACGTGTATGCTCCGGGGCTGGTCGGGATCGACGCGGTGCGCATTCTGCGCTACGATTACCATGAAGGCGAGGGCATCCGCTCGCTGAAGGAGCTGTTCGACCGATGA
- a CDS encoding MFS transporter, with translation MKTAIWLYLFMFVAMFDLHAQYPILSPFALSLGAAPSFIGLMMGVYSITHLPGNLIAGWMTDRFGSKPLIVASLIAAGCALLYQSTVTDPWQLLVIRSISGFVLAFLSPACQSMLAKLADDTVLQGKLMAGNGLVHTLASVVSPAAGALLVAKIGFDATFTLLGWGLIVTGALAGFGIPIAKAAKAASSGAGGVGASAPGEPRPKAGSGAAPVGAADDLAAGDKGYGGLPWLFFLTPMAISCSQGILFFELPLMKVSQDSILASGILFSMVSLGALFTLSLLFLQRYSPHRRTVVGALGLALVFFGLAVDWPVPLMLSLALVGVAKGLIFPAMSTLLITLTSENRYGRVFSLLSIALSVGAFLGPTLAGRFRDDVSPFILAFAALMIALAVLPPPRKRRAPGPAGSSPRHILH, from the coding sequence GTGAAAACCGCGATATGGCTGTACTTATTCATGTTTGTGGCGATGTTCGACCTGCACGCGCAATATCCGATCCTGTCCCCGTTCGCTTTGTCGCTCGGGGCCGCGCCGTCGTTCATCGGCCTGATGATGGGCGTCTATTCGATCACCCATCTGCCGGGCAATCTGATCGCGGGCTGGATGACCGACCGGTTCGGCAGCAAGCCGCTGATCGTCGCCAGTCTGATCGCCGCCGGCTGCGCGCTTCTGTACCAGTCGACGGTTACCGATCCTTGGCAACTGCTCGTGATCCGCTCGATCTCGGGTTTCGTGCTGGCGTTCCTGTCGCCGGCCTGCCAGTCGATGCTCGCGAAGCTGGCCGACGACACCGTGCTGCAAGGCAAACTGATGGCCGGCAACGGTCTCGTCCATACGCTGGCCTCCGTCGTTTCTCCCGCTGCCGGGGCGCTCCTCGTCGCGAAAATCGGCTTCGACGCGACGTTTACGCTGTTGGGCTGGGGCCTGATCGTCACCGGCGCGCTGGCCGGCTTCGGCATCCCGATCGCGAAAGCCGCAAAAGCCGCTTCTTCGGGTGCCGGCGGCGTCGGGGCATCGGCTCCGGGCGAGCCCCGTCCCAAGGCCGGCAGCGGAGCGGCTCCGGTTGGCGCCGCGGACGATTTGGCGGCGGGCGACAAAGGATACGGCGGCTTGCCGTGGCTGTTTTTCCTGACCCCGATGGCCATCTCCTGCTCGCAAGGCATTTTGTTTTTCGAGCTTCCGCTGATGAAGGTGTCGCAGGATTCGATCCTGGCTTCCGGCATCCTGTTTTCCATGGTGAGCCTCGGGGCGCTGTTTACGCTCAGCCTGCTGTTCCTGCAGCGGTATTCGCCCCATCGGCGCACGGTCGTCGGAGCGCTTGGCCTGGCTCTCGTCTTCTTCGGGCTTGCGGTCGACTGGCCCGTGCCCCTGATGTTGAGTCTGGCCTTGGTGGGCGTCGCGAAGGGGCTGATCTTCCCCGCCATGTCGACGCTGCTGATTACGCTGACGAGCGAGAATCGTTACGGCCGCGTCTTCTCGCTGCTGTCGATCGCGCTGTCCGTCGGCGCGTTCCTCGGTCCGACGCTGGCGGGCCGCTTCCGCGACGACGTATCGCCTTTTATTCTCGCCTTCGCCGCGCTCATGATCGCCCTGGCCGTGCTGCCTCCTCCCCGCAAACGGCGCGCGCCCGGCCCCGCGGGTTCGTCCCCGCGCCATATCTTGCACTAA
- a CDS encoding toprim domain-containing protein encodes MQSIVEGSALACAIIVEGKNDRSRLRRLLSEDVLILCTYGSLSGERIEKLRREVGDRELYLFLDNDASGRKIRGLLRDTFPDAVQIYTRRGYAGVEGTPDEYIIQQLEKAGLEEFIIYPDPPGNLIY; translated from the coding sequence ATGCAATCGATTGTGGAGGGATCGGCCTTGGCCTGCGCCATCATCGTAGAGGGAAAAAACGACCGCAGCCGCCTGAGACGGCTGTTGTCGGAGGACGTGCTGATTCTGTGCACATACGGTTCGTTAAGCGGGGAGCGGATCGAGAAGCTCCGCCGGGAGGTCGGGGACCGGGAACTGTATCTGTTTCTCGACAACGACGCCTCCGGCCGCAAAATCCGCGGACTGCTCCGCGACACGTTTCCCGATGCGGTCCAAATCTACACGCGCCGGGGATACGCGGGCGTCGAGGGCACGCCCGACGAATACATCATTCAGCAGTTGGAAAAAGCCGGGCTGGAGGAGTTTATCATCTACCCCGATCCGCCCGGAAACCTCATCTATTAG